The Polyangium aurulentum genomic interval GCCGACGTGGGCCGGCTGAAAGAGGGCATGACCGCGGACATCCGCGTCGACGCCTTCCAGGGCGAGTCCTTCAAGGGCGTGGTGAGCCAGGTGCGCTACAGCCCCGTCAACCAGGCCGGCGTCGTGACGTACGCCGCGGTGATCGAGGTCGAGAACCCCGATCTGAAGCTGCGTCCAGGCATGACGGCCACGGCGACGATTCACTCCGCGGACGCGAAGGGCGTCACGCGACTGCCGAACGCCGCGCTGCGCTTCAAGCCGTCGCCGCCGCTCGACAAGGACGGCAAGCCGGTGCCGCAAGATCCGCTTCCGCAGCTCACGGCGGGCAAGGGGCGCATCTACGTGCTCACCAGCGAGACCCTCGGCGACGAGAAGATCGAGATGCGCGAGGTGGACATCGGCATCACCGACGGCATCCACACGGTGCTGCGCACCGACCTCGGCGGGCTCAAGGTCGTCACCGACGAGACGGACGAAGCGGCGAAGCAAGCCCGCGGCGGCCGTAAGCCCTAGGCGAGCGCGCCATGGCCGAGGCTTCACCCCTCATCGAGCTCATCGGGATCGACAAGGATTACGTCACCGAGGCGGTCGTGGTGCGCGCCCTGCGCGGCGTCGACATCACCATCCAGCGGGGCGAGTTCGTCGCGATCATCGGACAAAGCGGCTCGGGCAAGAGCACGATGATGAACATCATCGGCTGCCTCGACCGACCCACGCGCGGCAAGTACGTGCTCGACGGCATCGAGGTCGGCGCTCGCAGCAACGACGCGCGCGCGGTGGTTCGAAACCACCTCATCGGCTTCGTGTTCCAGGGCTTCAACCTCCTGCCGCGCACGACCGCGCTCGAGAACGTGGAGCTGCCGCTCGTCTATCGAGGCGTCGGGGTCGGCGAGCGGCGCAAGCGCGCTGTCGCGGCGCTCGAGTCCGTCGGGCTCGGCAAGCGCATGCACCACACGCCGAACCAGCTCTCCGGCGGCCAGCAGCAGCGCGTGGCGATCGCGCGCGCCCTCGTCACGCAGCCGCCGCTCCTGCTCGCCGACGAGCCCACCGGCAACCTCGACACGCGCACGAGCCTCGAGGTGCTCGATCTGCTCCAGCGGCTCAACCGCGAGCAGGGCATCACCATCGTGCTCGTCACGCACGAGCGCGACATCGCCGAGTGCGCCCACCGCGTCATCGAGATGCGCGACGGGCAGGTGCGCAACGACAAGCGCACCGAGCACCCGACCAACGCGGCGGCGGTGCTCGCGAGCCTGCCGCTGCCCGAGGATCAGTTCCTGGTATGAGGGCGCTCTTCGCTGCGATCCGGCTCGCGCTGCGCGCCATCGTGCGCTCGAAGCTGCGCTCGTTCCTGACGGTGCTCGGCATCCTGATCGGCGTCGCGTCGGTCGTGATCGTCGTGGCGCTCGGCACGGGCGCGCAGGACCGGATCGCGGGCGAGATCTCGAGCTTCGGTGCGAACCTCATCTTCGTCTGGCCGCAGGCGACCCAGAGCTCGGGCGTCCGCGACAAGGCGAACGGCAACCGGCTCACCGAGGCCGATGGCCGCGCGATCCTGGCAGAGGCGACGAGCGTGGCCGCGATGGCGCCGTTCAGCTCGACCGGAGCGCAGGTGGTCGCGGGCGATCGCAACGCCGTCACCCAGGTGATGGGCACGACGCGCGAATACCTGAGCGTGCGCCGCTACTCGGTCGGCACCGGCGAGATGTTCACGGCGACCGACGAGCTGCTGAAGACCAAGGTCTGCGTCATCGGCGAGACCGTACGCGAGAAGCTCTTCGGCGCGTCCGACGCCGTCGGCCAGTACGTGCGCATCGGCCGCTACCCGTACCGCATCATCGGCGTGCTCACGAAGAAGGGGCAGTCGACGTTCGGCGAGGATCAAGACGACCGGGTGCTCATGCCGATCGGCAGCTACCGCGCGCGCATCCAGCCGAGTGCGCCGGGGCGCGTGCAGCGGCTCATCATCTCCGCCTCCGACGAGCGCACCGTCGATCGCGCGGTCTCGCAGATCCAGTCGATCCTCCGCCAGCGTCATCGCATCGGACCCGACGAGGAGCCTGACTTCGGCATCAGCACCCAGGCCGAGATACGCCGCTCCACGGAGCAGATCACCGGGACGTTGAAGGTGCTGCTCGCCGCGATCGCCTTCATCTCGTTGATCGTCGGAGGCATCGGCGTGATGAACATCATGCTGGTCAGCGTGACGGAGCGGACGCGCGAGATCGGCATCCGCATGGCCATCGGCGCCTCGGCGAGCGACATCCTGATCCAGTTCCTCGTCGAGGCCGTCGTGCTGAGCGTGATCGGCGGGCTCATCGGGCTCGCGGTGGGCATGGGCGTGATCAGCGGGATCGGCAAGCTGCTCGGCGTGCCGTTCGAGGTGCCGCTCTGGGCCGTCGTCGCCGCGCTGGGGACGAGCGCGACGATCGGCGTCGTCTTCGGCTTCTTCCCGGCCCTCAGGGCAGCGCTGATGGATCCCATCGTCGCGCTGCGACAAGAATGAACGCCTTCCTGCGCTCCCTCGCCCCGGTCTGGATCGCCCTGCGCGCCGTCCTGCGCAACAAGCTGCGCGCGAGCCTCACGATCCTGAGCATCACCATCGGGATCGCGGCCGTCGTGCTCATGTCCGCGCTCGTCGGCGGCGCGAGCGCCAAGATCCAGGGGCAGATCAGCAGCATCGGTAATAACGCGCTGATCGTCTTCCCGCAGTCAGCGCGGGCCTCGGGGGCGCGCACCGCGCAGACGGGCAGCAAGCTCTCGGAGCTCGACTGCCTCGCGCTCGAGCGCGAGTCGACCAGCATCCGCATCGCCGTCCCGTTCCTTCGCTCGAGCGTGCAGGCGGTCTACGAGGGCCGTAACACGAAGGCCGAGGTCATCGGCTCGCGCCTCGGCTACCTCGACGTCGGCGCCTGGAAGGTCGTTCGCGGCGAGCCGTGGACGACCACGTCCGAGTCCGTCTCCGAGAAGGTGGTGCTCATCGGCGCGAACACCGCGAAGGAGCTGTTCGGCTCGTCGGATCCCGTGGGCAGGCTCATCCGCATCGGCAAGTATCCCTATCGGGTGCTCGGCGTGCTCGGTGAGAAGGGCCCGTCGCCCTTCGGCCAGAGCCAGGACGACCTCGTGCTGATGCCGATCTCGACCATGCGCTCGCACGTGCGCGCGACGCGCCCGAACGAGACCGACGCGATCATGATGAGCGCGACGAGCTCCGAGACGACCGACCGCGCAAAGAAGCAGGCCGAGGCGATCCTGCGGCAACGGCACAACATCTCGGAGGGGAGCGAGGACGACTTCCTCATCCGCAGCCAGGCCGAGCTGCAGAAGATTCAGGGAGCGGTCTTCGGCGTGCTCGAGGTGTTGCTGCTGGGCGTCGCGGGCGTGTCGCTGGTGGTCGGCGGCATCGGCGTGATGAACATCATGCTGGTCAGCGTGACGGAGCGGACGCGCGAGATCGGCATCCGCATGGCCATCGGCGCGCGCGAGGCGGACATCCTCGTGCAGTTCCTCGTCGAGTCGCTGGTGCTCGCGACGCTCGGCGGTGCCGTCGGAGCGCTGAGCGGCTACGGCATGATCGTCGGGCTCAGCATCCGCTTCGATCTGCCGATGACGCTGAGTGCCAATGCGCTCGCGATCGCGCTCGGCACGAGCACGCTGATCGGGCTCATCTTCGGCTTCTTCCCCGCGCGGCGCGCGGCGCGCATGGATCCGGTCCAGGCGCTCGCGCGCGAGTAGGCTCGCGAGGCACAAAAGCAGAGAGGGCGCTCGCCTCGGCGAACGCCCTCTCCACGTACGAGCCAGCGCGGGTCAGTGCTGGTTCTTCTTCATCAGGTCGGCGAACGTGCCGAACTTCGCCTCGCGGGCGACGCCGGCGCGGTACGACTGATAGGCCTGCTTCTCGGCGTCCTCCTTGAGGGCGCGGATCGAGAGCTTGGCCTCGCCGCGGCGCGGGTCGATCTCGAGCACCTTGGCCTCGAGCTTCGTGCCCGCGGGGAACTCCTTGCGGAGGTCCGTTCCGCGCGCCGTGCCGGTGTGACCCGCGGGGATGAACCCGCGCGCCGCGCGACCCGTGACGCCGAGCACGCGCACCGAGAGACCTCCCTCGACGGCCTGCACGACAGCCACCTTGACCGGCTTGTACACCTGCACGCGCTGTCGCGGCTCGTCCTCCTCGCCGGCGGGCGGGGCGGGGTGCAGGCCGATCTTGTGCGCGCCCGGATCGCAGCTCGCGACGACGACGTCGATCTCGTCGCCGACCTTCACGACCTCGCTCGGGTGAGCGACCGGCTTGAAGGCGATGTCCGCCGTGTGGCAGAGGCCGTCGATGCCGGGCTCGAGCTCGATGAAGGCGCCGAACGGCTGTAGCCGCGCGACCTTGCCCTTGTGACGCGTGCCGACCGCGTACTTCTCCTTCACGCGATCCCACGGGTCCGCGACCGTCGCCTTGTGGCTCAGCCAGAGCTTGCCCTTCTCGTCGACGCGCACGACCTTCACGTCGATCTCGGCGCCGCTGCGGAAGATGTCGGTGAGCTTGGCGCTGCGATCGTGGCTCGCCTCGGTCATGTGGATGAGGCCCTCGACGTTGCCCGCATCGGGCAGCGCGACGAAGACGCCCCAGGCCACGACTTTGCGCACGATGCCCCTGTGCACGCTGCCAGGCTCGATCTTGCCGAGCGCCTGGTTGCGCGCTTGCCGAGCGTCCTCCTCGAGCATCCGCTTGCGCGAGACGACGACGTCGCGACCCTTCTTCGCGTACTGCGCGACCTGGAAGTCGAGCAGCTGGCCGACGAGGTAGCTCAGGTCGGCGCCGTGCCGCAGGTCGACGTGCGAGGCAGGCGCGAAGGCGCGCAGGCCCTGGATGTCGACCTCGAGACCGCCCTTCACCGCGCCCGTCACGAAGCCGTCCACGGGATCGCCGCTCTGCGCTGCTGC includes:
- a CDS encoding ABC transporter ATP-binding protein, producing the protein MAEASPLIELIGIDKDYVTEAVVVRALRGVDITIQRGEFVAIIGQSGSGKSTMMNIIGCLDRPTRGKYVLDGIEVGARSNDARAVVRNHLIGFVFQGFNLLPRTTALENVELPLVYRGVGVGERRKRAVAALESVGLGKRMHHTPNQLSGGQQQRVAIARALVTQPPLLLADEPTGNLDTRTSLEVLDLLQRLNREQGITIVLVTHERDIAECAHRVIEMRDGQVRNDKRTEHPTNAAAVLASLPLPEDQFLV
- a CDS encoding ABC transporter permease, encoding MRALFAAIRLALRAIVRSKLRSFLTVLGILIGVASVVIVVALGTGAQDRIAGEISSFGANLIFVWPQATQSSGVRDKANGNRLTEADGRAILAEATSVAAMAPFSSTGAQVVAGDRNAVTQVMGTTREYLSVRRYSVGTGEMFTATDELLKTKVCVIGETVREKLFGASDAVGQYVRIGRYPYRIIGVLTKKGQSTFGEDQDDRVLMPIGSYRARIQPSAPGRVQRLIISASDERTVDRAVSQIQSILRQRHRIGPDEEPDFGISTQAEIRRSTEQITGTLKVLLAAIAFISLIVGGIGVMNIMLVSVTERTREIGIRMAIGASASDILIQFLVEAVVLSVIGGLIGLAVGMGVISGIGKLLGVPFEVPLWAVVAALGTSATIGVVFGFFPALRAALMDPIVALRQE
- a CDS encoding ABC transporter permease, with the translated sequence MNAFLRSLAPVWIALRAVLRNKLRASLTILSITIGIAAVVLMSALVGGASAKIQGQISSIGNNALIVFPQSARASGARTAQTGSKLSELDCLALERESTSIRIAVPFLRSSVQAVYEGRNTKAEVIGSRLGYLDVGAWKVVRGEPWTTTSESVSEKVVLIGANTAKELFGSSDPVGRLIRIGKYPYRVLGVLGEKGPSPFGQSQDDLVLMPISTMRSHVRATRPNETDAIMMSATSSETTDRAKKQAEAILRQRHNISEGSEDDFLIRSQAELQKIQGAVFGVLEVLLLGVAGVSLVVGGIGVMNIMLVSVTERTREIGIRMAIGAREADILVQFLVESLVLATLGGAVGALSGYGMIVGLSIRFDLPMTLSANALAIALGTSTLIGLIFGFFPARRAARMDPVQALARE
- a CDS encoding S1 RNA-binding domain-containing protein, producing the protein MNTDDNTTTPTAEAPKDEPTPAAQATDERGPEASPPAAEASTPAAEAASTAPVSEASDDESEEEDEEQPGDDIGNRAPGAARPGGAPSAQAKGEAAGGDAKKRKRRRKRKGPATPGSPEAAAGEAGEAGAADEASEGEGEGEAEAEGGEGAAQAGGDQPARRKDKRKDKAAQAAAQRERPAFSVGEEVFGKVSRVTDTAIWIDIAGKATGLFDRRELGGEDVPAEGDQFIATVASTGVRGGMLVLCRGTPAPLDEVKTRVEAAAQSGDPVDGFVTGAVKGGLEVDIQGLRAFAPASHVDLRHGADLSYLVGQLLDFQVAQYAKKGRDVVVSRKRMLEEDARQARNQALGKIEPGSVHRGIVRKVVAWGVFVALPDAGNVEGLIHMTEASHDRSAKLTDIFRSGAEIDVKVVRVDEKGKLWLSHKATVADPWDRVKEKYAVGTRHKGKVARLQPFGAFIELEPGIDGLCHTADIAFKPVAHPSEVVKVGDEIDVVVASCDPGAHKIGLHPAPPAGEEDEPRQRVQVYKPVKVAVVQAVEGGLSVRVLGVTGRAARGFIPAGHTGTARGTDLRKEFPAGTKLEAKVLEIDPRRGEAKLSIRALKEDAEKQAYQSYRAGVAREAKFGTFADLMKKNQH